TTCGACGTATTTGTCTTCATTATAATATTGGAAGTTTTCGTATATAAGGTAAACAGGCTTTTTACGCATATCGACACATCAAAGATGAAGTCGCTTAAAGGTTAATTTATGCTTATCGCAACGATAATATTTATACCGATCCTCCTGACGATCCTTTCATCCTTTATCAAGAAAGTGAAAATACTCGGCATGGTGAATGCGTTCGGCTATCTGGCGCTTCTGGCCGCATTTGTATTCTTCATGAAGGACTTTTTAGCAAAGGGAAGCTCCGCGGTAAGTTTGTGGGGATGGATATATGTCGATTCGCTCAGTGTCTTCTTTTTATTCACTACCGCCGTTGTTAGTTTCGCCGCAAGCGTATATTCGATAGGATACATCCGTCAGGAAGTGGAAAACTCGGAGATATCTGTCCGTAAGGCGTCCGGGTATTTTCAGTTATTCAATCTTTTCTCATTCACGATGCTCATGGTTCCCGTCCTGAACAATCTGGCGTTGATCTGGATCGCGATAGAGATGACGACGCTCATCTCGGCGTTCCTCGTCGGTTTTCACAATGTGAAAGAATCGATAGAGGCCGCCTGGAAATATATCGTTATATGTTCGGTAGGAATAGCGTTCGCGCTTTTAGGGATAATATTTTTCTACTACACATCTTCTAAAGATGCGGGCGTCAAGAGCCTGGAATGGGCGAGCATGCTTTCGGGGTCGGGGGCGTTCGACCCTAAGATCGTGAAGCTTGCGCTTATCTTTATCCTCGTCGGGTTCGGCACCAAGGCGGGACTCGCGCCGATGCACAACTGGCTTCCCGACGCTCATAGCCAGGCCCTTTCGCCGGTGAGCGGGTTACTCTCGGGTGTGCTGATAAAAATATCCTTGTACGCAATGC
This genomic stretch from Candidatus Omnitrophota bacterium harbors:
- a CDS encoding proton-conducting transporter membrane subunit — encoded protein: MLIATIIFIPILLTILSSFIKKVKILGMVNAFGYLALLAAFVFFMKDFLAKGSSAVSLWGWIYVDSLSVFFLFTTAVVSFAASVYSIGYIRQEVENSEISVRKASGYFQLFNLFSFTMLMVPVLNNLALIWIAIEMTTLISAFLVGFHNVKESIEAAWKYIVICSVGIAFALLGIIFFYYTSSKDAGVKSLEWASMLSGSGAFDPKIVKLALIFILVGFGTKAGLAPMHNWLPDAHSQALSPVSGLLSGVLIKISLYAMLRFVMLANLSVGYAFSAKIFVFFGIVSIVIAGAFILVQKDLKRLLAYSTVENIGLVSLALGLGPCGGIFAGLLQAFNHAVTKALMFFCAGEAVRAYHGNSMSRMQGMIKVAPFAGTAMFLGLFALVGMPPFSIFVSKLMILISVFNGKHYLLAAIILAFIAMAFAGLLHHISKVVLGNKPNAAQVRKEPLSAKIALVFLGIFILWFGLNIPKPFFDLLVSCERLILGT